A region from the Arachis ipaensis cultivar K30076 chromosome B01, Araip1.1, whole genome shotgun sequence genome encodes:
- the LOC107631202 gene encoding high-affinity nitrate transporter 3.1: protein MASRLVVVASLLVLCCLTGTCYGKGHFSSLKKTLDVTASPKKGQVLKAGIDKITVTWGLNKTLPAGTDSAYQTVKVKLCYAPISQKDRAWRKTEDDLSRDKTCQHKIVAKPYDASNKTVNRFEWVIERDVPTATYFVRAYAFDSNDAEVAYGQTTDAKKTTNLFEIQAIIGRHASLDICSICFSVFSVMSLFVFFYIEKRKGKVSK, encoded by the exons ATGGCATCAAGATTGGTTGTGGTAGCATCACTACTTGTCCTTTGCTGCTTAACCGGAACTTGTTATGGCAAAGGTCACTTCTCTTCCTTGAAGAAAACCCTTGATGTCACCGCTTCCCCCAAGAAAGGACAAG TTTTGAAAGCTGGAATAGACAAAATAACAGTGACATGGGGTCTTAACAAGACCTTACCAGCCGGAACAGACTCTGCATATCAGACCGTTAAGGTGAAGCTGTGCTACGCGCCAATCAGCCAGAAAGACCGCGCGTGGAGGAAGACGGAGGACGACCTCTCAAGGGACAAAACGTGCCAGCACAAGATCGTGGCCAAACCCTACGACGCTTCCAACAAGACCGTTAATCGTTTCGAGTGGGTGATCGAGCGCGACGTGCCCACCGCCACGTACTTCGTACGCGCCTACGCGTTTGATTCTAATGACGCTGAAGTTGCTTACGGTCAGACCACTGATGCTAAGAAGACAACAAACTTGTTTGAGATCCAAGCAATCATCGGGCGCCACGCGTCCCTTGATATATGCTCAATTTGCTTCAGTGTTTTCTCGGTGATGTCACTCTTTGTGTTCTTCTACATCGAGAAGAGGAAGGGTAAGGTTTCCAAGTGA
- the LOC107631189 gene encoding manganese-dependent ADP-ribose/CDP-alcohol diphosphatase-like, with protein sequence MGYANGQANYVNGESTSNRKQQPLFSFGLITDVQYADIPDGRSFLGVPRYYRHSILVLQRAVKEWNNHQRHNFVINFGDIVDGYCPKDQSLKTVKKIVHEFENFKGPVYHLIGNHCLYNLPRSQLLPLLRIQSDKGHGYYDFSPMPEYRFVVLDGYDISAIGWPKDHPRTLEALKFLQAKNPNEDKNSPMGLVGLERRFLMFNGGVGEEQMKWLDRVLEESTRLKQKVVVCCHLPLHPGASSKEALLWNYDEVMNLIHRYNCVKLCIAGHDHKGGYSIDSHGVHHKVLEAALECPPGTDAFGYADVYDDRISLHGTDRMKSVDMYFNPKADL encoded by the coding sequence ATGGGTTATGCCAACGGGCAAGCTAATTATGTTAATGGAGAATCTACTTCAAATAGGAAACAACAACCTCTCTTTTCTTTTGGATTGATTACTGATGTCCAATATGCAGACATTCCAGATGGTCGATCGTTTCTTGGTGTTCCTCGGTACTATAGGCATAGCATTCTTGTATTGCAAAGAGCAGTTAAAGAATGGAACAATCACCAGAGGCATAATTTTGTGATAAATTTTGGAGACATTGTTGATGGATATTGTCCGAAAGATCAGTCTCTTAAAACGGTAAAGAAAATTGTTCATGAGTTTGAGAACTTCAAGGGACCCGTGTATCACTTGATTGGCAATCATTGCCTATACAATCTCCCTCGCAGTCAGTTGCTTCCGTTGTTGAGGATTCAGAGCGATAAAGGGCACGGTTACTATGATTTCTCGCCCATGCCAGAGTATAGGTTCGTTGTTCTCGATGGATATGACATCAGCGCCATTGGTTGGCCCAAGGATCATCCAAGAACATTAGAGGCCTTAAAGTTCTTGCAGGCAAAGAATCCGAACGAGGACAAGAACAGTCCAATGGGTTTGGTTGGGCTTGAGAGAAGGTTCCTCATGTTCAATGGGGGTGTTGGAGAGGAGCAAATGAAATGGTTGGACCGCGTCCTTGAAGAATCAACAAGATTGAAACAGAAAGTTGTGGTCTGCTGCCATCTTCCTCTGCATCCCGGCGCATCGTCGAAGGAGGCATTGTTATGGAATTATGACGAAGTAATGAACTTAATACATAGATACAATTGTGTGAAGCTATGTATAGCAGGACATGATCACAAAGGTGGATACTCAATTGATTCACATGGCGTACACCATAAAGTTCTTGAAGCTGCATTGGAGTGTCCTCCTGGGACAGATGCATTTGGATATGCTGATGTTTATGATGACAGAATATCGCTTCATGGCACTGATAGAATGAAGAGTGTAGATATGTACTTTAATCCTAAGGCAGATTTGTGA